ATTAATTTTTTTAATAATTAATTTGTACAATACTGACTTTGATTTTTTTCATGGAAAAGGGAGTATGAATTGTAAATATATCACCGCACGTAAAAAGATCTCGGACACCTTATTTTTATTAACATCAGGATTATTAATATGGATATTATTCTTAAGTATTTTATCGCGAGCATTAGATATTTTTTAATGATTACATTATCTAGTATTGTGCTGTTACCTAATGTTATTTTTGCTCAAACGATGAATAAAAATGACACATATGGTTTTTCTATGTGCCATCCATGGTTTGTGACAGGCGAGTTAGGTTATTCAAATTATTTAGATATGTATTTTAGCGATGGACAAACACCTGTAGGTCGGTTTTCTTTCGGTCGGGAATTAGGCCAAGCAGGTATTTTAAATTTTGGATTAGAGGTCGGTATTCAAAATGGAAATACTATGCGGTTTCGGGTAGATATAGCACATACTGAAGATTTTGGGTATGTTTTTGATGTTTCAGCGAAGCCAGTTATGGATTTATTATTAACAGTAAAAACTAACACTTTTAGTGATCAAGTGCCCGTGTTTGCACTATTTAAAGTAGGGCCTGCTTATCAACGCTGGATTATCACGGATCGTGATACTATTGATGATAGAACAAAAGTTTCACTGGAGGTGCAAGCGGGTTTGGGCTATTGGGTTAATAATCGCACTAATATTTCTTTATCTTACCAAAGAATTTTTGGATCTCATCCTAATTTCTATGTTAAAGCTGATGCAGAAACAGCTTATATTAGCCAAATTCCTACTCAATATGCGGTGCTTCTTGGTATTAGTGTCCAATTTTAGGGTTGTATATTTTTATATTAAATAAGGAATAATAATATGAATAAAGAAGGACAACAAAATCAACGTGATTACCCGTCTGGTTTTTTATCTCAACTGAGACGATTTTTGGGGTACTCGAGAGAAAATTCGCCTAGATTTAGTAATAGAAATCCTCTTCAAAGATCAGAAGTATTAAATGAATTGAAGAAACATGCGGGTATATTTGATCAGAGGTTGGCAGAGGTTAATAGTGGCGAACGTGTGACGTTAGGCAATGAAGTAAGTTTATGGGGAGAGATCACTAGTATTTTAAATAAAGGCGGTAGAAATCCCCTTCAAAGAACAGCCGTATTGGAAGCCTTGAAGAAATTTGGAGATATGTTTGATCGGAAATTAGCTGTTAAGAATAGTGGTAATTTACCAGCATTAGAGAAAAAGATCGCGGCGTTGGAAAATCAGCGTGCTGATTTAACAACGAAGAATACTCAATTAGAAATACAAAATAAGCTTGAAAAGCAAGCGAAAGAAGTTGCCGAAAAACAAGCAATAGAAGCAATGGCGGCAAAGGAGAAAGCGGAAACACAAGCGACAGAAGCGATGACTGCAAAGGAAAAAGCAGAAAACCGATCGGCGGCTGATAAAGCGGTGAAAGAAGCTGCCGAAAAACAAACAATAGAAGCAATAGCGGTAAAGGAAAAAGCAGAAAACCAATCGGCGGCTGATAAAGCGGCGAAAGAAGTAGCAGAAACAAAAATGGCAGAAGCAACAGTGGCGAAAGCAGTTGCTGAAAAACAAGCAATAGAAGCAATGGCGGCGAAGGAAAAAGCAGAAAACCAATCAGCAGCCGATAAAGTCACTAAGGAAGTGGCAGAAATTCAGGTGAAAGAATTGAATGGAAAATTGCTGACCGAGATGAAAAGGAAGGATAGTCTGGTGGAATTGATCAAGAAGCAAGTGGATCCAGCAGCAGATAAAGCAAGGAGTAAAATAATTGAAGATTATTCCTTGTCTAAAGACTGTCTTCACGAGTTTGCAACTACAGTAGAAGACGAAAAAGAGTATCTGACTCTAATGGGTTATAAGATTATTTCCACAGGGACGGTAAAACCTAAATGGGCTCAGCATGTACTGGGAAATTTTAAAGAAGTCTCAGACAAGCTTCTCAATACATTGCAGTCCGATAACACTAGCCATCAGGAAGTCAGAGAAGAGCTCGAGAAATTACTCAAGGGAGGCCTGTAGGTGGCGTCACTGGAGTTGGCCATGATTTCGATAAGATAGGACAACCCCAGTTCTTTTAGAATAGTGTTGTCCTTCTTGTAATACGGTGCTAAGTCGACACTGACTCCTTCCGTTGATATGACTGTCTTGCTCGGTATAGTATCGAGATATTGTTCTGATAATGACCAACGTTGCCTTTTTACATGGCTTATCTTTTAAATCCTTATTTTGGCCAAGTTAGTTTCAAGAAGAATTTATATACCGTTATCCAAGTTCTTGACAACCGGTGTTCCTACTTCCTATAGTGTAATAAGGTGACAAAAAGTGGAAAAATGTGGCAAAAAGTGGGTTAAATTATGTTTCGGGGTATAAATTCTGTGGTGCTCGATGCGAAAGGCCGGGTTAAGTTACCGGCACGCCATCGACGATTATTGCCTACCGATAAAGCTCTCGAAGTAGTGGTCACCATTGATACAGAATCTCCTTGCCTCTTACTTTATCCCATTCAAGAATGGGAGCTGATAGAGGAAAAGTTACAGGCTTTGCCGAGCTTCAACCCGGCAGCTAGACGTATTCAGCGTTTATTAATTGGACATGCGACGGATCTTGAGTTAGATACGAACGGACGGATTTTACTGCCGGCTCTTTTAAGAGATTATGCCCATATAGACAAGGACATTAGAGTGATCGGACAGGGCAGAAAATTAGAGTTGTGGAGCGCGAAGGAGTGGGATGAGTACCGCGCGCGATGGATTGTGGAGGCGATAAAGCCAGGGGATTTACCCGATGAGTTACAGTCATTAGCGTTATAACCACTCATGTTTGATAGTGTGAATTTTTAAATGCAGATAAAAGAAGAACATCAACCGGTCTTACTTGAGGAAGTGATAGAACATTTAGCGATTAAGCCAGATGGAATCTATATAGACGCGACCTTTGGGCGCGGCGGGCATACACGGGAAATATTAAAGCATTTAGGGGGAAAAGGGCGTTTATTCGTTATTGATAAAGATCCAGCAGCAGTGGCTTATGCGAAGCAACACTGGGGGCAGGATCCACGTTTACAGATTTGTGCAGGTTCCTTTTCGAAGATTGGGGAAATAGCAAAAGCCAATAGGATAGTCGGTCAAGTCGATGGGCTTTTATTAGATTTGGGTGTCTCTTCGCCCCAATTAGATCAGGCCGAAAGGGGATTTAGTTTTTTGCGGGATGGGCCATTGGATATGCGTATGGATCCGAATCATGGGATCAGCGCTGCACAATGGCTGGCTTGTGCAAGAGAAAAAGAAATAGCGCAAGTATTAAAGGACTATGGTGAAGAACGGTATGCAAAGCGTATTGCGAAGGCTATAGACGCAGCGCGTCAACAAACACCAATAACGACAACGGTTCAGTTGGCAGAGATTGTAAAGCGAGCTCATCCTCGCTGGGAACGGCATAAACATCCGGCTACGCAAACTTTTCAAGCAATACGGATTTGGATCAATAAGGAATTGGAAGATTTACAAACGTGCTTAGAGCAAAGCTTAGATATTCTTAGCATAGGCGGACGTTTGGTGGTTATTAGTTTTCATTCCTTAGAAGACCGAATCGTTAAACGTTTTATTCGTAAGCATTCAAGTGAACCGGCTGAATTAAAACGCTTAGCTATCATACCTACCGAATGGAGACCACGGCTTAAAAGCCTCGGTCGCGGAATTAAATCAGATGCGCAGGCGATCGCAAAGAATCCACGATCACGTAGCGCGGTGTTAAGAATTGGGGAGAAATTATTATGAATGTGGCGGCACGTGCACTTGCCCAAAGTCCTTTGACCTGGGAACAAGGACAACGCTGGCGGTGGAGAATTTCTTTACAGATGATGGGCATTATTTTGTTAATGCTGGCTGTATTATCCTCGGCATTGTCAGTGATTTATGTTAAAGCTTCACAGCGTAATTTGTATAGTGAATTGCAATCGAGCCAACAAGAACGCGATCACTTGCAAACAGAATGGAGTCAGTTATTACTGGAAGAAAATACCTGGGCTGCACCGCTACGTATACAGGCATTGGCACAGCAAGAGCTGGGAATGCAACTTCCGCACACCAAGGCAACCGTATTATTAACACAGCCTACTTAGGATTGATGCGATTTCATGGGAGTGCGAAACTTACATTCAGCGAGGCGTACTTCATCAAATAATCGTTGGCGTTTAGGGGTTGTTGTCTTGATATTGCTGATCATTGCCTTCGGTTTGATTGCTAGGCTGATTGATCTCACTATTATTAACCGGCAATTTTTGCGTAAGCAAGGTAATGCAAGAACGGTTCGAAATTTAGTGATTCCTGCGCATCGTGGCATGATTCTAGATCGTCACGGTGAACCTTTAGCCATTAGTACCCCGGTTAACGCCGTTTGGATTTATCCTGCTTCCTTTAGTCCTAATTTTACTCAACTACACTCATTGAGTCAGTTATTACAAATCCCTGCACAAACGATTCGAGAACAAGCACGGCGTGCGCAAGATAAAGAATTTTTATATTTAAAACGCGGACTTAATCCGAGCTTAGCTAAGCAAATTAAATTACTTAAAATCCCCGGTGTTTTTTTACAAGATGAATATCATCGTTACTATCCAGAAGGGCCTGTGATGGCACATGTGGTTGGATTGACGAATGTGGATGATAAAGGTCAAGAAGGTTTAGAGCTTGCTTACAATAATTGGTTAGAAGGTCGTTCGGGTTTAAAAAAAGTCATTAAAGATAGGTTAGGGCGTGTTATTGCGGATGTACGTTCTATACGGGCACCTCAGCCAGGACATGATTTACAACTGAGTATTGATAAACGAATTCAATATATTGCTTATAGAGAGCTTAATACGGGGGTTGAGAAGTATCAGGCTGACTCGGGTTCGGTCGTGGTTTTAGATGTAAAAACCGGCGAAATTTTAGCCATGGTTAATTCGCCTTCCTATAACCCGAATGATCGCATCACGAGTCAAGATGGTCGTTATCGTAATCGGGCACTCACGGATTTATTTGAACCAGGTTCGACGATTAAAAGCTTTAGTATGGCCAGTGTATTAGCTAGCGGGAAATTTACCCCCAGTAGTCAAGTGGATACTTCGCCGGGATGGATGATCGTCGCTGGTAAACGCATCATGGATGAACATAATAATGGCGTGATGGATTTGACAAAAATATTGCAGATTTCAAGCAATATGGGTATGTCAAAATTGGTTTTATCGCTGCCTGCGGATAACCTTTGGCGTTTGTTACACGAGGTTGGTTTTGGTCAGCTCAGTCAAAGCGGGTTTCCAGGTGAGCGAACCGGTAGTTTGCCGAATTTTAGGGTATGGAACCCTTTTGTTTTAGCGACTTTGTCATTTGGTTATGGTCTTTCAGTAACCGCACTACAATTAGCACAGGCTTATGCCGTATTAGCCAACGGGGGGATTAAAGTTCCGGTTACTTTCCTTAAAATTCAAGGACAACCACCCGTAGGACAGCGTGTTATAGCGGCTAATATTAGTCGAGAAGTATTAGATATGTTGGAAACGGTGTTAACGAAAGGTGGTACGGCGCCGTTGGCACGTGTACCGGGTTATCGTGTCACCGGAAAGACGGGTACTGTGCGTATAGTAGGTGCGCAAGGGTATGAAAAACATCGTCATAATAGTATTTTTATTGGTATAGCGCCGGCAAGTCATCCACGTTTAGTGGTGGCGGTCGTGTTACATGATCCCAAAGGGAATGCCTATTACGGTGGTTATACGGCAGGACCTATTTTTTCTCATGTGATGTGTAACGCCTTGCACTTACTCAACATTGCACCTGATGATTTAGCCAGCTTAAATCAAACGCCCGAAAAAGTGG
This is a stretch of genomic DNA from Candidatus Rickettsiella viridis. It encodes these proteins:
- the mraZ gene encoding division/cell wall cluster transcriptional repressor MraZ, with amino-acid sequence MFRGINSVVLDAKGRVKLPARHRRLLPTDKALEVVVTIDTESPCLLLYPIQEWELIEEKLQALPSFNPAARRIQRLLIGHATDLELDTNGRILLPALLRDYAHIDKDIRVIGQGRKLELWSAKEWDEYRARWIVEAIKPGDLPDELQSLAL
- the rsmH gene encoding 16S rRNA (cytosine(1402)-N(4))-methyltransferase RsmH, whose translation is MQIKEEHQPVLLEEVIEHLAIKPDGIYIDATFGRGGHTREILKHLGGKGRLFVIDKDPAAVAYAKQHWGQDPRLQICAGSFSKIGEIAKANRIVGQVDGLLLDLGVSSPQLDQAERGFSFLRDGPLDMRMDPNHGISAAQWLACAREKEIAQVLKDYGEERYAKRIAKAIDAARQQTPITTTVQLAEIVKRAHPRWERHKHPATQTFQAIRIWINKELEDLQTCLEQSLDILSIGGRLVVISFHSLEDRIVKRFIRKHSSEPAELKRLAIIPTEWRPRLKSLGRGIKSDAQAIAKNPRSRSAVLRIGEKLL
- the ftsL gene encoding cell division protein FtsL, yielding MNVAARALAQSPLTWEQGQRWRWRISLQMMGIILLMLAVLSSALSVIYVKASQRNLYSELQSSQQERDHLQTEWSQLLLEENTWAAPLRIQALAQQELGMQLPHTKATVLLTQPT
- a CDS encoding peptidoglycan D,D-transpeptidase FtsI family protein, coding for MGVRNLHSARRTSSNNRWRLGVVVLILLIIAFGLIARLIDLTIINRQFLRKQGNARTVRNLVIPAHRGMILDRHGEPLAISTPVNAVWIYPASFSPNFTQLHSLSQLLQIPAQTIREQARRAQDKEFLYLKRGLNPSLAKQIKLLKIPGVFLQDEYHRYYPEGPVMAHVVGLTNVDDKGQEGLELAYNNWLEGRSGLKKVIKDRLGRVIADVRSIRAPQPGHDLQLSIDKRIQYIAYRELNTGVEKYQADSGSVVVLDVKTGEILAMVNSPSYNPNDRITSQDGRYRNRALTDLFEPGSTIKSFSMASVLASGKFTPSSQVDTSPGWMIVAGKRIMDEHNNGVMDLTKILQISSNMGMSKLVLSLPADNLWRLLHEVGFGQLSQSGFPGERTGSLPNFRVWNPFVLATLSFGYGLSVTALQLAQAYAVLANGGIKVPVTFLKIQGQPPVGQRVIAANISREVLDMLETVLTKGGTAPLARVPGYRVTGKTGTVRIVGAQGYEKHRHNSIFIGIAPASHPRLVVAVVLHDPKGNAYYGGYTAGPIFSHVMCNALHLLNIAPDDLASLNQTPEKVVLPPKGMVD